One genomic segment of Arachis duranensis cultivar V14167 chromosome 4, aradu.V14167.gnm2.J7QH, whole genome shotgun sequence includes these proteins:
- the LOC107484046 gene encoding ethylene-responsive transcription factor-like protein At4g13040 — translation MVSLRRRRLLGLCSGSSSFVAPLPLYCENITATENSTRDARNYMNAILKSATSQNSNNIVKEEPGSSNVSGSSSSKDQPSQQISGPPVKRRKRHRRKNLHNQEPCLMRGVYFKNMKWQAAIKVDKKQIHLGTVGSQEEAAHLYDRAAFMCGREPNFELPEEEKRELRKFKWEEFLALTRQAITRKKHKRRLGSGPSDNVDLSNSNKDDSDNKQGVSSLSACEEDAEQETSLS, via the exons ATGGTGAGCTTGAGAAGGCGCAGACTTTTGGGATTATGCTCAG GAAGCAGTTCCTTTGTTGCACCCCTCCCTCTATATTGTGAGAATATAACTGCTACTGAAAATTCAACCCGTGATGCTCGAAATTATATGAATGCTATTTTGAA ATCAGCAACTTCTCAGAACTCA AATAACATTGTCAAAGAAGAACCAGGATCATCAAATGTATCTGGTTCTAGTTCATCAAAAGATCAGCCTAGTCAGCAAATTTCAG ggCCTCCTGTTAAACGCAGAAAGCGGCACAGAAGAAAGAATTTGCACAATCAAGAGCCATGCTTAATGAGAGGGGtctatttcaaaaatatgaaaTGGCAAGCAGCAATAAAAGTAGACAAGAAACAGATTCATCTAGGTACTGTTGGGTCTCAAGAAGAAGCTGCTCACTTATACGATAG GGCTGCTTTCATGTGTGGGAGAGAACCCAATTTCGAGCTTCCTGAAGAAGAAAAGCGGGAGCTTCGTAAATTCAAATGGGAAGAGTTTTTGGCGCTGACTCGGCAGGCAATTACACGTAAAA AGCACAAGCGAAGGCTTGGTTCAGGACCCAGCGATAATGTCGACCTGTCTAATTCGAACAAAGACGATTCGGATAACAAGCAAGGCGTCAGTAGCTTGTCTGCTTGTGAAGAAGACGCAGAGCAAGAAACATCACTCTCTTGA